One Brevibacterium spongiae DNA segment encodes these proteins:
- a CDS encoding Sec-independent protein translocase TatB — protein MFGLSFEKLIIVGIIAAIVIGPQRLPHYAQKLREFASLFRAQVDSARNRAAESMGTEDWQTLDPRQYDPRRIIREALDEPSPAPAEAAGRYVVTGSSGHPRKRFVARTGEGRAGDEGNAGGNSATER, from the coding sequence ATGTTCGGCCTGAGTTTCGAGAAGCTGATCATCGTCGGCATCATCGCCGCGATCGTCATCGGACCGCAGAGGCTGCCGCACTACGCGCAGAAGCTTCGCGAGTTCGCCAGCCTGTTCCGTGCCCAGGTCGACTCGGCGCGGAACCGGGCTGCCGAATCGATGGGCACCGAGGATTGGCAGACGCTCGACCCCCGACAGTACGATCCGCGGCGGATCATCCGCGAGGCCCTGGACGAACCGAGTCCAGCTCCCGCCGAGGCGGCCGGACGTTACGTCGTCACCGGTTCGTCCGGGCATCCCCGGAAACGGTTCGTCGCCCGCACGGGCGAAGGCCGTGCGGGCGACGAGGGGAATGCTGGCGGGAACTCAGCGACCGAGCGGTGA